In Fluviicola taffensis DSM 16823, the following are encoded in one genomic region:
- a CDS encoding CCA tRNA nucleotidyltransferase encodes MQIENFAHKLKHPVFKVVSQIISEKGLEAYVIGGFVRDLLLERPSKDIDIVVVGNGMELAQAAGDKLRVKRVNLFKNFGTAQFNYKDLDVEFVGARKESYQRDSRKPIVEDGTLSDDQKRRDFTINALALDLRAESFGNLIDPFNGLADLEKGILRTPLDPNTTYSDDPLRMMRAIRFATQLDFQIEISSLKSILENSSRLEIISQERIVDELNKIILAEKPSRGFELLNSTKLLHQFFPEMIALHGTETRDGKSHKDNFYHTLEVLDNVAQHSDNLWLRWGAILHDIAKPPTKRFDSQVGWTFHGHEELGARMVPKIFTRLRLPLDAKMKYVQKLVRLHLRPISLVKSNVTDSAIRRLLFEAGDDIDDLMTLCNADITSKNEFKVKKYKKNFELVIEKLKAVEEKDHVRNFQPPISGDLIMKTFNLKPCGEIGIIKAKIKEAILEGEIPNDFEIAKELMFKIGEDIGLKINVE; translated from the coding sequence ATGCAAATAGAAAATTTCGCTCACAAACTCAAACATCCTGTTTTTAAGGTTGTTTCTCAAATAATTTCCGAAAAAGGCTTGGAAGCTTATGTAATCGGCGGATTTGTGCGTGATTTATTATTGGAAAGACCCTCCAAAGACATCGATATTGTAGTCGTTGGAAATGGAATGGAATTGGCTCAAGCTGCTGGAGATAAACTACGGGTAAAACGCGTAAATTTGTTCAAAAATTTCGGTACAGCACAATTCAACTACAAAGATTTGGATGTAGAATTTGTGGGTGCTCGAAAGGAATCTTACCAACGAGACTCTCGAAAGCCTATTGTAGAAGACGGAACTTTGAGCGACGATCAGAAAAGAAGAGATTTTACCATTAATGCGCTCGCTTTAGATCTAAGAGCGGAAAGTTTTGGAAATTTAATCGACCCATTTAACGGATTAGCAGATTTGGAAAAGGGAATACTTCGAACTCCACTTGATCCAAACACCACTTATTCGGACGATCCTTTGCGCATGATGCGGGCAATTCGTTTTGCTACTCAACTCGATTTTCAAATTGAAATCAGTAGTTTGAAATCGATTTTGGAAAACTCAAGTCGACTAGAAATCATCTCACAAGAACGTATTGTAGATGAACTAAACAAAATAATTTTAGCAGAAAAACCTTCTCGCGGATTCGAATTATTGAATTCCACGAAACTTCTTCATCAGTTTTTTCCAGAAATGATTGCGCTTCATGGAACAGAAACTCGCGATGGAAAAAGCCACAAAGACAATTTCTACCACACTTTAGAAGTATTGGATAATGTGGCACAACATTCAGACAACCTTTGGTTGAGATGGGGAGCAATCCTTCACGATATTGCTAAACCTCCAACAAAACGTTTCGATTCACAAGTTGGATGGACATTTCACGGACACGAAGAATTAGGTGCTCGAATGGTTCCAAAAATTTTTACTCGACTGAGACTTCCATTGGATGCCAAAATGAAGTATGTTCAAAAACTCGTCCGACTTCATTTAAGACCCATTTCATTGGTGAAAAGCAATGTCACCGATTCTGCAATTAGGCGACTTTTATTTGAAGCTGGCGATGACATTGACGATTTAATGACCTTGTGTAATGCCGATATTACTTCCAAAAATGAATTCAAAGTAAAGAAGTACAAGAAAAACTTCGAATTGGTGATTGAAAAACTAAAAGCGGTTGAAGAAAAAGACCATGTGCGAAACTTTCAGCCTCCAATTTCAGGTGATTTAATCATGAAAACGTTTAATCTGAAACCTTGCGGTGAAATTGGAATCATTAAAGCAAAAATTAAAGAAGCAATCTTAGAAGGAGAAATTCCCAATGATTTTGAAATTGCCAAGGAATTGATGTTCAAAATTGGCGAGGATATAGGGTTAAAAATCAATGTAGAATAA
- a CDS encoding plasmid pRiA4b ORF-3 family protein, translating to MGALKFRVLLDSEKDQEIFRDIIINEDENFESFYRTILNSFNFEGQEIGSFFMSNDDWDKGHEISLMDMSYSDEDQELTSVMSESKLTDFMEAPDQKIILVYDFLRMWIFLIELQERIEETLDKPKIALAVGIAPPEDSKIVQDDAFFGDEEDEDMNEFDEDFGDGYDEDDLSGYEEYEY from the coding sequence ATGGGTGCGCTTAAATTTCGCGTGTTATTAGATTCTGAGAAAGACCAAGAAATCTTTAGAGACATTATCATAAATGAAGATGAGAACTTTGAATCATTTTACCGAACGATTTTAAATTCATTTAACTTCGAGGGACAAGAAATCGGTTCGTTCTTTATGTCTAATGATGATTGGGATAAAGGTCATGAAATTAGCTTAATGGACATGAGTTACTCTGATGAAGACCAAGAGCTTACCAGTGTAATGTCTGAATCGAAATTAACCGATTTCATGGAGGCACCCGATCAAAAAATCATTTTGGTTTATGATTTCCTAAGAATGTGGATTTTCTTGATTGAATTACAAGAACGCATTGAAGAAACGTTAGACAAACCAAAAATTGCCCTAGCAGTAGGAATAGCCCCACCTGAAGATTCAAAAATAGTTCAAGACGATGCTTTCTTTGGCGACGAAGAAGATGAAGATATGAATGAATTTGACGAAGATTTTGGAGACGGATATGACGAAGATGATTTGTCTGGTTATGAAGAATACGAATATTAA
- a CDS encoding class I SAM-dependent methyltransferase, producing MSNEKKYGDPIGYAIQEYADKRRPEDIIVISDICEDDIIPLEVLFRKFDEMPAIEQKALSLAKGHVLDVGAGAGIHATYLQDQGLKIDCIDISEGAVDFLQSNGLNAEQKNFFDLSGKKYDTILMLMNGIGIAGKLSNLEKTLEHAKTLLNPGGKILCDSSDIHSLYEDEDGALWIDLNTEYYGNFRFQMKYKKEKGPWFDWLYVDFDNLFQASKTVGLKAVRVMEEDDHYLAELTLEK from the coding sequence ATGAGCAACGAAAAAAAATACGGAGATCCAATTGGATATGCCATTCAAGAATACGCCGATAAAAGAAGACCAGAAGATATTATTGTAATTTCAGATATCTGTGAAGATGACATTATTCCTTTAGAAGTCCTTTTTAGAAAATTTGATGAAATGCCCGCGATTGAGCAAAAAGCGCTTTCATTGGCAAAGGGACATGTTTTGGATGTTGGAGCTGGAGCTGGAATTCACGCTACATATTTGCAAGATCAAGGATTGAAAATAGATTGTATCGACATTTCTGAAGGAGCAGTCGATTTTTTACAAAGCAATGGATTGAATGCTGAACAAAAGAACTTCTTTGATTTATCGGGTAAAAAATACGATACCATTTTGATGTTGATGAATGGAATTGGGATAGCTGGAAAATTATCCAACTTGGAAAAAACCTTGGAACATGCAAAAACATTGTTGAATCCCGGAGGGAAAATACTCTGTGATTCTTCGGATATTCATTCCTTGTATGAAGATGAAGATGGAGCGCTTTGGATTGACTTGAACACCGAATACTATGGAAATTTCAGGTTCCAAATGAAATACAAAAAGGAAAAAGGCCCGTGGTTTGATTGGTTGTATGTAGATTTTGACAATTTATTCCAAGCTTCAAAAACTGTTGGACTAAAAGCAGTTCGTGTAATGGAAGAAGACGATCATTATTTAGCTGAATTAACATTAGAAAAATAG
- a CDS encoding TraB/GumN family protein, whose protein sequence is MKFLVGLFLFITSFIFGQDNSLLYQIKGKDKKVSYLFGTIHMIPDSLFYFPSKLTKIISKSDEVVLEVANLSNQGSLMKLMTLESGSCFDIFTPEQKDSVINWGANLLGIKPEQFEKGFETRKPFTLLQLSFQKMMTGKIRMVDMEIETKAQNDKIPVSGLETIEYQLSIFDKMPTKEMAKFILEIVRNPDEGEKTFQKMVQYYHKQDLESLAKLILESDELGNSSEELLDKRNKNWIPKMEELMKIKACFFAVGAGHLGGPNGVIQLLRDKGYEVTPVKY, encoded by the coding sequence ATGAAGTTCCTAGTTGGTCTCTTTTTATTCATTACGAGTTTCATTTTTGGACAAGACAACTCGCTTCTTTACCAAATTAAAGGAAAAGACAAAAAAGTGTCTTACCTCTTTGGAACAATTCACATGATTCCTGATTCTTTGTTCTATTTTCCTAGTAAATTGACAAAAATCATTTCAAAATCGGACGAAGTAGTTCTAGAAGTAGCAAATTTGTCAAACCAAGGTTCTTTGATGAAACTAATGACACTAGAATCGGGGTCTTGTTTTGATATCTTCACGCCAGAACAAAAAGATTCCGTAATCAATTGGGGAGCGAATCTACTAGGAATAAAACCAGAGCAATTTGAAAAAGGCTTCGAAACGAGAAAACCTTTCACCTTACTTCAATTGAGTTTCCAAAAAATGATGACTGGGAAGATTCGAATGGTTGATATGGAAATTGAAACCAAGGCTCAAAATGATAAAATCCCAGTAAGTGGGCTTGAAACAATTGAATACCAGTTATCTATCTTTGATAAGATGCCTACGAAAGAAATGGCTAAATTCATTCTGGAAATAGTTCGTAACCCGGATGAAGGAGAAAAAACATTTCAGAAAATGGTTCAGTATTACCACAAACAAGACTTAGAAAGCTTAGCAAAATTAATCCTTGAAAGCGATGAACTAGGAAATTCCTCCGAAGAATTACTGGACAAACGAAACAAAAATTGGATTCCGAAAATGGAAGAATTGATGAAAATCAAAGCCTGTTTTTTCGCTGTGGGTGCTGGACATTTAGGCGGACCAAATGGTGTCATTCAATTACTCCGCGACAAAGGATACGAAGTAACACCAGTGAAATACTAA
- a CDS encoding FKBP-type peptidyl-prolyl cis-trans isomerase, with the protein MRNLLFIFLAGITLFGCNTYSEEQKSSLNADAENYAKKNQWKYEVLDGGLILEVLKKGTGTEKIQAGSMVSISYKGTLTNGKKFDVTEPGKPFEANLKGLIGGFQIGLLNQVSGTKLRLVIPPHLGYGDDPLDKIPANSILIFEITIEKVF; encoded by the coding sequence ATGCGAAATCTCTTATTCATCTTTTTAGCCGGAATCACTCTTTTCGGTTGCAATACGTATTCAGAAGAACAAAAGTCTAGTTTAAATGCTGATGCTGAAAATTATGCTAAAAAGAACCAGTGGAAATACGAAGTTCTTGATGGAGGATTAATTCTAGAAGTTCTAAAAAAAGGAACTGGAACAGAAAAAATCCAAGCAGGAAGTATGGTTTCAATTTCCTACAAGGGAACTTTAACCAATGGCAAAAAATTCGATGTAACGGAACCTGGAAAACCCTTTGAAGCAAATTTGAAAGGACTCATTGGAGGTTTTCAAATCGGACTTCTAAACCAAGTTTCTGGCACTAAATTGCGTTTAGTCATTCCACCACATCTGGGTTATGGAGATGATCCTTTGGATAAAATTCCAGCAAATTCAATTCTGATTTTTGAAATAACTATCGAAAAGGTTTTCTAA
- the sucD gene encoding succinate--CoA ligase subunit alpha produces MSVLVNKNSKVIVQGFTGSEGTFHAGQMIEYGTNVVGGVTPGKGGSSHLDRPVFNTVADAVAKTGADVSIIFVPPAFAADAIMEAANAGIKVIVCITEGIPVNDMVKAKEYLKGSGARLIGPNCPGVITAGEAKVGIMPGFVFKKGKIGIVSKSGTLTYEAADQVAKAGLGITTAIGIGGDPIIGTTTKEAVELLMNDPETEGIVMIGEIGGSLEAIAARWIKEHGTKPVVGFIAGETAPKGRTMGHAGAIVGGDDDTAEAKKRIMRECGIHVVDSPAQIGAKMAEILGVTA; encoded by the coding sequence ATGAGTGTTCTAGTTAATAAAAACTCTAAAGTAATTGTACAAGGATTCACAGGAAGTGAAGGTACTTTCCATGCAGGTCAAATGATTGAATATGGAACAAACGTTGTTGGTGGGGTGACTCCAGGAAAAGGAGGTTCTTCTCACTTAGATCGTCCTGTTTTCAATACAGTTGCTGATGCAGTAGCTAAAACTGGTGCAGATGTTTCTATTATTTTCGTTCCGCCAGCTTTCGCAGCAGATGCTATTATGGAAGCTGCAAATGCTGGAATTAAAGTAATCGTTTGTATTACTGAAGGTATTCCTGTAAATGACATGGTGAAAGCGAAAGAATACTTAAAAGGTTCTGGAGCTCGTTTGATCGGTCCAAACTGTCCAGGTGTTATTACTGCAGGTGAAGCAAAAGTTGGTATTATGCCAGGTTTTGTATTCAAAAAAGGAAAAATTGGAATCGTTTCTAAATCAGGAACGTTAACATATGAGGCAGCAGATCAAGTTGCTAAAGCTGGATTAGGAATTACAACAGCAATCGGAATTGGTGGTGACCCAATCATTGGAACTACTACGAAAGAAGCTGTAGAATTGTTAATGAATGACCCAGAAACAGAAGGTATCGTAATGATCGGTGAAATTGGTGGTAGCTTAGAAGCAATCGCTGCTCGTTGGATCAAAGAACACGGTACAAAACCAGTAGTTGGATTTATCGCAGGTGAAACTGCACCAAAAGGCCGCACAATGGGTCACGCAGGTGCAATCGTTGGTGGTGATGATGATACTGCTGAAGCTAAAAAACGCATCATGCGCGAGTGTGGAATTCACGTAGTTGATTCTCCAGCTCAAATCGGTGCAAAAATGGCAGAAATTTTAGGAGTTACAGCGTAA
- a CDS encoding ion channel, with translation MINFKLQLAQTIMGNPDKFEQYESQDPGLGTSYQKSVKRILNEDGSYNIKRIGTIRMLKDFYKYLVDLNAWKFGTFLVGSFLVANLLFAGIYCWIGTEHLHGINPNQNPFIAAYYFSAQTFTTVGYGAIAPIGNLTSFVAAMEAFVGLIAFAIATGLIYGRFSRPSTKIAFSHNVIITPHKDKMALMFKIVNQRNSVLLNTKVHVLLSMIDEDSSSNMITRKYYNIPLEVDFVRYFPLTWTLVHVINDDSPLYNINLSEIREKLSELLIIIEAFDETYSQTVIRKHSYAEHQWATGVKFKKNFSADDNGTIILNINEISDLEVLS, from the coding sequence TTGATTAATTTCAAATTACAATTAGCACAAACGATCATGGGGAATCCAGACAAATTTGAACAATATGAATCCCAAGACCCAGGCTTAGGAACTTCCTATCAAAAATCTGTAAAACGAATATTAAACGAAGATGGATCTTACAATATTAAACGTATTGGAACAATCCGAATGTTGAAAGATTTCTACAAGTATCTAGTCGATTTAAATGCCTGGAAATTTGGAACTTTTCTAGTAGGTAGCTTCTTAGTTGCAAATCTATTATTTGCTGGAATCTATTGTTGGATTGGAACTGAGCACTTACATGGGATAAATCCGAATCAAAATCCATTTATAGCCGCCTATTATTTCAGTGCCCAAACATTTACAACCGTTGGTTATGGAGCAATTGCTCCTATTGGAAATCTTACATCATTCGTTGCGGCAATGGAAGCTTTTGTAGGTTTGATTGCTTTTGCCATTGCAACAGGTTTAATTTATGGCCGCTTTTCAAGACCTTCAACCAAAATTGCCTTTTCACACAATGTAATTATTACGCCACATAAAGACAAAATGGCTCTGATGTTTAAAATCGTCAATCAGCGAAATAGTGTTTTATTAAATACAAAAGTACACGTTTTACTATCGATGATAGATGAGGATTCATCGAGTAATATGATTACTAGAAAATATTACAATATTCCTCTAGAAGTTGATTTTGTACGTTACTTTCCGCTTACTTGGACGCTCGTTCATGTCATCAATGATGATTCTCCTTTATACAACATCAATTTATCCGAAATAAGAGAAAAACTTTCAGAATTACTCATTATTATCGAAGCTTTTGATGAAACCTATTCACAAACTGTTATTCGCAAACATTCTTACGCAGAACATCAATGGGCAACTGGTGTGAAATTTAAAAAGAATTTCAGCGCAGATGATAATGGAACAATCATTCTAAATATCAACGAAATAAGCGATTTGGAAGTCCTTTCCTAA
- a CDS encoding 7-carboxy-7-deazaguanine synthase QueE, which yields MTQYSSASYPVMEHFYTIQGEGKYTGTSAYFIRLGGCDVGCVWCDVKESWDADIHPKMTVDELITVVAQYPGELVVITGGEPAMYDLSVLVDALHSIGKYVAIETSGTSPLVGAVDWYTFSPKKFKSPVDEAYNKASELKIVIFHQSDLKWAEEHSLKVNDACVLYLQPEWSKREQLLPTIIEYVKNHPKWKISLQTHKYLEIP from the coding sequence ATGACACAATATAGTTCTGCTTCTTACCCAGTAATGGAACACTTTTACACCATACAGGGTGAAGGAAAATATACAGGAACATCGGCCTATTTCATTCGTCTTGGTGGTTGCGATGTAGGGTGTGTTTGGTGTGATGTAAAAGAATCTTGGGATGCGGATATCCATCCCAAAATGACCGTCGATGAATTAATAACTGTTGTTGCTCAATATCCTGGAGAATTAGTTGTTATTACTGGCGGAGAACCAGCAATGTATGATTTGTCTGTTTTGGTAGATGCGCTCCACTCCATTGGAAAATATGTAGCAATTGAAACTTCTGGAACAAGCCCATTAGTTGGTGCTGTTGATTGGTACACTTTTTCACCAAAAAAATTTAAATCTCCCGTTGATGAAGCATACAACAAAGCTTCTGAGCTAAAAATTGTTATCTTTCATCAATCAGATTTGAAATGGGCAGAAGAGCATTCATTAAAAGTAAATGATGCATGTGTTCTCTACTTGCAACCTGAATGGTCAAAAAGGGAACAATTATTGCCAACAATTATTGAATACGTAAAAAATCATCCAAAATGGAAGATTTCACTGCAAACGCACAAATACTTAGAAATACCATAA
- a CDS encoding OmpA family protein — protein MKNLVLALFILATASCSTAQMTYSSKNKKAIALYEQGRDEPGKSVDPITRGPNYAGGIALLEKALKIDPTFWEAHMVEAEMYELTNQPYKAIEQYRKALAINPNHSPSGGTYYYLGTLEYAVGEYENAKKNLTTYTQSKGAHPDNLANAKQIIIDCDYAIEAMKNPNQFKPINLGPGVNTKDSEYFPTITVDGKTLLFTRRIEDKRVPIYGEQEDFYVSNLSTFNTWETAISMPKNINTLNNEGAPTIGPDGRSLIFVACTDESGSYGDNRKGKGSCDLFYTKRLGAQWLDPVNLPGAINTPSWETQPSLSADGKTLYFIRKVMARGGRPDSDIYTATQKEDGSWDVPVRLPNTINTPYMEESVLIHPDGKTLYFSSQGHRGMGGLDIFVSRMNEKGEWGIPENLGYPINTSADENSLLVSADGEIAFFASDREGGFGKLDLYYFIMPEKFRPIKTVYFDGLVFDALTKKTIPGKFSLVNIKTGKEVIKSEADQVNGSFTVSLPINEEYALSVSYPGYTFFSQNFNMTVADNQESFHMDVPMVPITDISNINPLKNVFFDLDKAILRPESFLELNKLRDLLKANPTMKIEIGGHTDTRGDAAKNMQLSDARAKSVKEYLIAQGIEASRLSSKGFGATKPIITDDVINKMATEKEKEKAHQENRRTEYKIVK, from the coding sequence ATGAAAAACCTTGTATTGGCCTTGTTCATTTTAGCTACAGCTTCTTGTTCAACAGCACAAATGACTTATTCTTCCAAAAACAAAAAAGCAATTGCATTATACGAACAAGGTAGAGATGAACCTGGAAAATCAGTTGACCCCATTACACGCGGTCCCAATTATGCTGGTGGAATTGCTCTTTTGGAGAAGGCTCTTAAAATAGATCCGACATTTTGGGAAGCTCACATGGTAGAAGCAGAAATGTATGAACTAACAAATCAACCTTATAAAGCAATCGAACAATACCGAAAAGCATTAGCAATCAATCCAAATCATTCTCCGTCAGGTGGAACATATTATTACCTTGGAACACTCGAATACGCGGTTGGTGAGTATGAAAATGCCAAGAAAAATCTAACAACTTATACACAATCAAAAGGTGCACATCCAGATAATTTAGCAAATGCAAAGCAAATTATCATAGACTGCGATTATGCTATTGAAGCGATGAAAAATCCGAATCAATTTAAACCTATCAACCTTGGTCCAGGGGTAAATACAAAAGATTCAGAATATTTCCCTACGATTACTGTTGATGGAAAAACCTTATTATTTACGCGTAGAATTGAAGATAAAAGAGTTCCTATTTATGGTGAACAGGAGGATTTTTATGTTTCCAATTTAAGTACATTTAATACATGGGAAACTGCTATTTCGATGCCTAAAAACATCAATACGTTGAATAATGAAGGAGCTCCAACAATTGGTCCTGATGGTCGAAGTCTAATTTTTGTTGCTTGTACCGATGAATCTGGAAGTTATGGCGACAATCGAAAAGGAAAAGGAAGTTGTGATTTATTCTATACCAAACGTCTTGGAGCTCAATGGCTAGATCCAGTAAATCTTCCTGGAGCAATCAATACCCCAAGTTGGGAAACACAACCATCCTTATCTGCTGATGGAAAAACCCTTTATTTTATTCGTAAAGTGATGGCTCGAGGTGGAAGACCTGATTCAGACATCTATACTGCAACACAAAAAGAAGATGGATCATGGGATGTGCCAGTTCGCTTGCCAAATACGATTAATACGCCTTACATGGAAGAATCAGTTTTAATTCACCCTGATGGAAAAACCCTTTATTTCTCTTCTCAAGGACACAGAGGAATGGGAGGATTAGACATTTTCGTGTCTCGAATGAACGAAAAAGGTGAATGGGGAATTCCTGAAAACTTGGGTTATCCAATAAACACCAGTGCAGATGAAAATTCGCTGTTGGTTAGCGCTGACGGAGAAATTGCATTTTTTGCTTCCGATCGTGAAGGTGGATTTGGAAAACTAGACCTTTATTACTTCATCATGCCTGAAAAATTCAGACCAATCAAAACAGTCTACTTCGATGGATTAGTATTTGATGCTTTAACGAAAAAAACAATACCTGGGAAATTCTCTTTAGTAAATATCAAAACGGGGAAAGAAGTCATCAAATCCGAAGCGGACCAAGTTAATGGATCTTTTACGGTTTCTCTACCAATCAATGAAGAATATGCCTTGTCAGTGAGTTACCCTGGCTATACTTTCTTCTCACAAAATTTCAACATGACAGTTGCGGATAATCAGGAATCTTTCCACATGGATGTTCCAATGGTTCCGATTACCGATATATCAAACATAAACCCTTTGAAAAATGTATTCTTTGATTTAGACAAGGCAATCTTACGTCCAGAATCATTTTTAGAATTAAATAAACTAAGAGATTTATTGAAAGCGAATCCAACTATGAAGATTGAAATAGGTGGACATACCGATACACGTGGGGATGCTGCTAAAAATATGCAACTATCAGATGCTCGTGCCAAATCAGTGAAAGAATATCTAATTGCTCAAGGAATTGAAGCTTCACGCCTTTCTTCAAAAGGATTTGGTGCAACAAAACCAATTATTACTGATGATGTGATTAATAAAATGGCAACAGAAAAAGAAAAAGAGAAAGCGCATCAAGAAAATCGTAGAACGGAATACAAGATCGTCAAATAA
- a CDS encoding geranylgeranylglycerol-phosphate geranylgeranyltransferase: MQFIRLIRPINLLVIILTMYGIRVFFIPYMSEDLLLKKAHPHEALDYFLLVFSTVLIAAGGNIINDYFDVKADRINKPNKVIIGKYIKPRWAIVSHWILNFIAFSIACYLTWAYETFWYVFIHLLSINILWFYSMYFKRKFLIGNILIAALTGLVPILCGIHFLGLTTPFHSANFLSDFAEDANWISRLNLKIFFVVALAFFATSLNLVREIIKDMEDVEGDLQLKAKTIPIVLGVNKTRWISFFCLLAIIAISLPFLIEGYAVFNETFLLVIGPCFIIYFFLLISCFILLTSTNRSSLKRIDIILKLTMLIGCCMPFYWYFL, from the coding sequence ATGCAGTTCATCCGACTCATTCGTCCGATTAATTTACTCGTTATAATCCTGACGATGTATGGAATTCGCGTGTTCTTCATTCCGTATATGTCGGAAGATCTATTACTGAAGAAAGCTCACCCGCATGAAGCTCTGGATTATTTCTTATTGGTATTTTCAACAGTCTTGATTGCAGCTGGAGGAAATATTATAAACGATTACTTTGATGTAAAAGCAGATCGAATCAATAAACCAAACAAAGTAATCATTGGCAAATACATCAAACCAAGATGGGCAATTGTTTCTCATTGGATTTTGAACTTCATTGCATTTTCTATTGCTTGTTATCTAACGTGGGCTTATGAAACTTTTTGGTATGTATTCATTCATTTATTAAGCATTAATATTCTGTGGTTTTACTCCATGTATTTCAAACGAAAATTTTTGATTGGAAACATCTTGATCGCCGCTCTAACAGGATTGGTTCCTATTCTTTGTGGAATCCACTTTTTAGGATTGACAACTCCATTTCACAGCGCTAACTTCTTAAGTGATTTTGCCGAAGATGCGAATTGGATTTCCAGATTAAATCTAAAAATATTCTTTGTCGTAGCACTTGCTTTTTTCGCTACAAGTTTGAATTTGGTACGAGAAATCATCAAAGACATGGAAGATGTGGAGGGTGATCTACAGCTTAAGGCGAAAACAATTCCTATCGTTTTAGGAGTCAATAAGACAAGATGGATTTCATTCTTTTGTTTGTTGGCAATTATAGCAATTTCACTCCCGTTTTTGATTGAAGGATATGCTGTTTTCAACGAAACATTTTTACTTGTCATTGGACCTTGTTTCATTATTTATTTCTTTTTACTTATCTCTTGCTTCATACTTTTAACAAGTACAAATCGCTCATCTTTAAAACGTATTGATATTATTTTGAAACTAACCATGCTCATTGGTTGTTGCATGCCTTTTTACTGGTACTTTCTATGA
- a CDS encoding Maf family nucleotide pyrophosphatase — translation MKNISWILGSQSPRRKELLVGIGIEFEVRIKDTEEVYPDSLPANEVPEFLATLKAAALLPDLTDNEVIICADTVVILDGKILGKPFDYEDARQMLSKLSGKKHTVITGVFIGSKDRSTSFSERTDVEFETLSDNEITYYIEKYMPFDKAGSYGVQEWIGYVAVKRMEGTYTNVMGLPTNRLYKEIQKFI, via the coding sequence ATGAAAAATATTAGTTGGATTTTAGGTTCACAATCGCCCAGAAGAAAAGAATTGTTGGTTGGAATTGGAATTGAATTCGAAGTCAGAATCAAAGATACCGAAGAAGTTTATCCGGATTCACTCCCTGCAAACGAAGTTCCTGAATTTCTCGCAACATTAAAAGCAGCGGCGCTTCTCCCCGACCTTACAGACAACGAAGTCATAATCTGCGCAGATACAGTCGTCATATTGGATGGGAAAATATTGGGAAAACCATTCGACTATGAGGATGCACGACAAATGCTTTCAAAATTATCCGGTAAAAAACACACCGTGATAACCGGCGTTTTTATCGGGTCCAAAGATAGATCCACTTCCTTTTCAGAGCGAACAGACGTTGAATTTGAAACATTGAGTGACAACGAAATAACGTATTATATTGAAAAATATATGCCTTTCGATAAAGCGGGATCTTACGGAGTTCAGGAATGGATCGGTTACGTGGCCGTGAAACGTATGGAAGGGACGTATACAAATGTAATGGGACTTCCAACTAATCGATTGTATAAAGAGATACAGAAATTCATTTAA